A window of the Agromyces mariniharenae genome harbors these coding sequences:
- a CDS encoding Mur ligase family protein, translating into MRYAPAILVGRLTRFAARLRKPGGGSAVPGLVVNRIAPGYLKRTLSGFPQGLVVVSGSSGKSTTTKMLVAILRAHGVDVFTNPSTANISQGLTSALLERADWQGRVPGDVAVLEMDEGHGALVMQGVDARVVALTNVMVDQIDRFHDSEMVAGMLGRIAARAHEAVVVNADDAYLERLAAATAPGVAVHRYGVAADVLRRSPRGLGYTETAPERLAPEAGVVVESASGASAVLRDGAASVDIGLPARGTHYAVDAAAAYATAKAVLGERFSPTTAADALSAIPAVFGRGERVRVRDQDVEFVLVQNPASYQLNVDSIEPGTEQILFAIGSDVRDPSYFWPTDASSLGRVAIVSGSKAHEAALMLAYDGVEIDRVETDLGRALDDFLAAPSPSNGVKTIVFSADAMRRTRAHLGLSGAE; encoded by the coding sequence GTGCGCTACGCGCCGGCGATCCTCGTCGGCAGGCTCACCCGATTCGCCGCCCGGCTGCGCAAGCCCGGCGGCGGATCGGCTGTTCCCGGCCTCGTCGTCAACCGCATCGCGCCGGGGTACCTGAAGCGCACGCTCTCGGGCTTCCCGCAGGGCCTCGTGGTGGTCTCGGGTTCGAGCGGCAAGTCGACGACCACGAAGATGCTGGTCGCGATCCTGCGTGCGCACGGCGTCGACGTGTTCACGAACCCCTCGACCGCGAACATCAGCCAGGGCCTCACGTCCGCGCTCCTCGAGCGAGCCGACTGGCAGGGCCGAGTACCCGGCGACGTGGCCGTGCTCGAGATGGACGAGGGGCACGGCGCGCTCGTCATGCAGGGGGTCGACGCGCGCGTCGTCGCGCTGACCAACGTCATGGTCGACCAGATCGACCGCTTCCACGACTCCGAGATGGTCGCCGGCATGCTGGGCCGCATCGCCGCGCGCGCCCACGAGGCCGTCGTCGTGAACGCCGACGACGCGTACCTCGAGCGCCTCGCTGCGGCGACCGCGCCGGGCGTCGCCGTGCATCGCTACGGTGTCGCCGCCGACGTGCTCCGACGCTCGCCGCGCGGCCTCGGCTACACCGAGACGGCTCCCGAGCGCCTCGCGCCCGAGGCCGGCGTGGTGGTGGAGTCGGCGAGCGGCGCGTCCGCGGTGCTGCGCGACGGCGCGGCATCCGTCGACATCGGGCTGCCCGCCCGCGGCACGCACTACGCCGTCGACGCGGCCGCCGCGTACGCCACCGCGAAGGCGGTGCTGGGGGAGCGGTTCTCGCCGACGACCGCCGCCGACGCGCTGAGCGCCATCCCGGCCGTCTTCGGCCGCGGCGAGCGCGTGCGGGTGCGCGACCAGGACGTCGAGTTCGTCCTCGTGCAGAACCCCGCCAGCTACCAGCTCAACGTCGACAGCATCGAGCCGGGTACCGAGCAGATCCTGTTCGCGATCGGCTCCGACGTGCGCGACCCCTCCTACTTCTGGCCCACGGATGCCTCGTCGCTCGGCCGTGTGGCGATCGTCAGCGGTTCCAAGGCCCACGAGGCCGCGCTCATGCTCGCGTACGACGGCGTCGAGATCGATCGGGTGGAGACCGACCTCGGTCGCGCGCTCGACGACTTCCTCGCGGCGCCGTCGCCGTCGAACGGCGTGAAGACCATCGTCTTCTCGGCCGACGCCATGCGCCGCACGCGCGCTCACCTCGGACTCTCGGGAGCGGAATGA
- a CDS encoding RNA polymerase sigma factor produces the protein MATTKAATSAKGEAEKPAAARTTAAKSTAAKTATKATAATSAAKTKASAAKTGGTKAAASKSAATPATKKPRTSTAKSAAKPKGKAKAGATGDDEDELDPEDLEEVDVEAEVAAEGDEAAETADAASEGAADAEGAAEADEEDAKPEVAVEPHPTGALVLRAVDDEDEVPVYSSAITGATADPVKDYLKQIGKVALLNAAEEVELAMRIEAGLFAEEKLSHMSDAEKRSQLGRELQWVAKDGQRAKSHLLGANLRLVVSLAKRYTGRGMQFLDLIQEGNLGLIRAVEKFDYTKGFKFSTYATWWIRQAITRAMADQARTIRIPVHMVEVINKLARVQRQMLQDLGREPTPEELSKELDMTPEKVIEVQKYGREPISLHTPLGEDGDSEFGDLIEDTEAVVPADAVGFTMLQKQLESLLDSLSEREAGVIRMRFGLGDGMPKTLDQIGDTFGVTRERIRQIESKTMAKLRHPSRSQSLRDYLE, from the coding sequence ATGGCAACGACGAAGGCTGCGACGTCGGCGAAGGGCGAGGCGGAGAAGCCCGCTGCAGCGCGCACGACGGCCGCGAAGTCGACCGCCGCCAAGACGGCCACGAAGGCCACCGCCGCGACGTCAGCGGCGAAGACGAAGGCATCCGCCGCGAAGACCGGCGGCACGAAGGCGGCCGCGTCCAAGAGCGCGGCGACGCCGGCGACCAAGAAGCCGCGCACCAGCACGGCGAAGTCCGCCGCGAAGCCCAAGGGCAAGGCCAAGGCCGGCGCCACGGGTGACGACGAGGACGAGCTCGACCCCGAGGACCTCGAGGAGGTCGACGTCGAGGCCGAGGTCGCCGCCGAGGGCGACGAGGCCGCCGAGACCGCCGACGCGGCATCCGAGGGCGCAGCCGACGCCGAGGGCGCGGCGGAGGCCGACGAGGAGGACGCCAAGCCCGAGGTCGCGGTCGAGCCGCACCCCACCGGTGCGCTCGTGCTGCGCGCGGTCGACGACGAGGACGAGGTCCCCGTCTACTCGAGCGCGATCACCGGCGCGACGGCGGATCCGGTCAAGGACTACCTGAAGCAGATCGGCAAGGTGGCGCTTCTGAACGCGGCCGAGGAGGTCGAGCTCGCGATGCGCATCGAGGCCGGCCTGTTCGCCGAGGAGAAGCTGTCGCACATGAGCGACGCCGAGAAGCGCTCGCAGCTCGGTCGTGAGCTGCAGTGGGTCGCGAAGGACGGCCAGCGCGCGAAGAGCCACCTGCTCGGCGCGAACCTGCGCCTCGTGGTCTCGCTCGCGAAGCGCTACACGGGCCGCGGCATGCAGTTCCTCGACCTGATCCAGGAGGGCAACCTCGGGCTCATCCGTGCGGTCGAGAAGTTCGACTACACCAAGGGCTTCAAGTTCTCGACCTACGCGACGTGGTGGATCCGCCAGGCGATCACCCGCGCGATGGCCGACCAGGCCCGCACCATCCGCATCCCGGTGCACATGGTCGAGGTCATCAACAAGCTCGCCCGCGTGCAGCGCCAGATGCTGCAGGACCTCGGCCGCGAGCCCACGCCCGAGGAGCTGTCGAAGGAACTCGACATGACTCCCGAGAAGGTCATCGAGGTGCAGAAGTACGGCCGCGAGCCGATCTCGCTGCACACCCCGCTCGGCGAGGACGGCGACAGCGAGTTCGGCGACCTCATCGAGGACACCGAGGCGGTCGTGCCGGCCGACGCGGTGGGCTTCACGATGCTGCAGAAGCAGCTCGAGTCGCTGCTCGACTCGCTGAGCGAGCGCGAGGCGGGCGTGATCCGCATGCGCTTCGGTCTCGGCGACGGCATGCCGAAGACCCTCGACCAGATCGGCGACACGTTCGGCGTCACGCGCGAGCGCATCCGCCAGATCGAGTCGAAGACGATGGCGAAGCTGCGCCACCCGTCCCGCTCGCAGTCGCTGCGCGACTACCTCGAGTAG
- a CDS encoding proteasome assembly chaperone family protein — protein sequence MRDPRSLYERNPDVQVPPGLPLIAGLTGFADAGSAVAQTTEYLLTTLDTTVVATFDADELLDYRARRPIILFEGDHLADYRPPRLSLDLARDEIGQQFLMLTGYEPDFQWERFGAAVLGLIDEFQVSSTTWINSIPMPVPHTRPIGMTVSGNRTDLIEAMSIWRPTTEVPSNALHLVEYRLQQEEHPTTGFVLLVPHYLSDAEYPTAAIAALEAISASTGRIFPTDALREQGREFVARIDEQVAENAELAKLVGTLEERHDSYMEGTTLRSPLTDEDGELPSADEIAAELEKFLAYRRTRDDDTPLGG from the coding sequence ATGCGCGATCCACGCTCCCTCTACGAGCGCAATCCCGACGTCCAGGTGCCGCCCGGACTCCCGCTCATCGCGGGGCTGACCGGCTTCGCCGACGCGGGCTCGGCCGTCGCGCAGACGACGGAGTACCTCCTCACGACCCTCGACACCACCGTCGTCGCCACCTTCGACGCCGACGAGCTGCTGGACTACCGGGCGCGGCGTCCGATCATCCTGTTCGAGGGCGACCACCTCGCCGACTACCGCCCGCCGCGGCTGAGCCTCGACCTCGCACGCGACGAGATCGGCCAGCAGTTCCTCATGCTCACGGGCTACGAGCCCGACTTCCAGTGGGAGCGGTTCGGGGCCGCCGTGCTCGGACTCATCGACGAGTTCCAGGTCTCGTCGACGACCTGGATCAACTCGATCCCCATGCCCGTGCCGCACACCCGCCCGATCGGCATGACCGTGAGCGGCAACCGCACCGACCTCATCGAGGCCATGTCGATCTGGCGGCCGACGACCGAGGTGCCGTCGAACGCCCTGCATCTCGTCGAGTACCGCCTGCAGCAGGAGGAGCACCCCACGACGGGCTTCGTGCTCCTCGTGCCGCACTACCTCTCCGACGCCGAGTACCCGACGGCGGCGATCGCCGCGCTCGAGGCCATCAGCGCGTCGACCGGCCGCATCTTCCCGACCGACGCACTGCGCGAGCAGGGTCGGGAATTCGTCGCCCGCATCGACGAGCAGGTCGCCGAGAACGCCGAGCTCGCGAAGCTCGTCGGCACGCTCGAGGAGCGTCACGACTCGTACATGGAGGGGACGACGCTGCGCTCGCCCCTCACCGATGAGGACGGCGAGCTGCCGTCGGCCGACGAGATCGCGGCCGAGCTCGAGAAGTTCCTCGCCTACCGCCGCACGCGCGACGACGACACGCCGCTCGGCGGCTGA
- a CDS encoding leucyl aminopeptidase: MNLPVLSVSPAPAAESRADAVLLAARSGADGAELLAVDGFGWVPAALAALGAKGTAEEVVKVPGPEGGPRLVVVVGTGDAADAAALRLAAGSAVRQLTGVATLAVAIPADDAEDAAAILEGAALGAYAYTNYKAKPKAPVEEITLHSSLDADAVGLDRVRAVTAAVARTKDLVNTSPAELFPARLAELAVEAASGAGVAAKVWDEEALAADGFGGILAVGQGSSRGPRLVRLEYAPAGASVHLALVGKGITFDSGGLSIKPMASMVGMKTDMAGAAAVLSAIVALAELQVPVRVTGWLCLAENLPSGTAVRPNDVLRIHGGTTVEVLNTDAEGRLVLADGLVAASEEQPDAIVDVATLTGAQVVALGHRIAGLMGDDELVATVRAAADAVAEPTWPMPLPADLLALLKSDVADLANTKLGQTVPGMLLAGVFLREFVGTREDSEERIPWAHLDIAGPSNNAGGPWGFTGSGATGAAVRTLVKLGEQLAEG, from the coding sequence ATGAACCTCCCCGTGCTCTCCGTCTCCCCCGCCCCCGCCGCCGAGTCCCGCGCCGACGCCGTGCTGCTCGCCGCGAGGAGCGGCGCCGACGGCGCCGAGCTGCTCGCGGTCGACGGGTTCGGGTGGGTGCCCGCCGCGCTGGCGGCGCTCGGCGCGAAGGGCACGGCCGAGGAGGTCGTCAAGGTCCCCGGTCCCGAGGGCGGGCCGCGCCTGGTCGTCGTGGTGGGCACGGGCGACGCAGCGGATGCCGCGGCGCTCCGCCTCGCGGCCGGCAGCGCGGTGCGACAGCTCACCGGCGTGGCGACCCTCGCCGTCGCGATCCCGGCCGACGACGCCGAGGACGCCGCGGCGATCCTCGAGGGTGCGGCGCTCGGCGCCTACGCCTACACCAACTACAAGGCGAAGCCGAAGGCGCCCGTCGAGGAGATCACGCTGCACTCCTCGCTCGACGCCGATGCCGTCGGGCTCGACCGGGTCCGCGCCGTGACGGCGGCGGTCGCGCGCACCAAGGACCTCGTCAACACGTCGCCCGCCGAGCTCTTCCCCGCGCGCCTGGCCGAACTCGCCGTCGAAGCGGCGAGCGGTGCCGGCGTCGCGGCGAAGGTCTGGGACGAGGAGGCCCTCGCCGCCGACGGCTTCGGCGGCATCCTCGCCGTCGGGCAGGGCTCGAGCCGCGGGCCGAGGCTCGTGCGCCTCGAATACGCGCCGGCCGGGGCATCCGTGCACCTCGCGCTCGTCGGCAAGGGCATCACGTTCGACTCGGGCGGGCTCTCGATCAAGCCCATGGCGTCGATGGTGGGCATGAAGACCGACATGGCCGGCGCGGCGGCGGTGCTCTCGGCCATCGTCGCGCTCGCGGAGCTGCAGGTGCCCGTGCGCGTGACCGGATGGCTCTGCCTCGCCGAGAACCTGCCGTCCGGCACCGCCGTGCGGCCCAACGACGTGCTGCGGATCCACGGCGGCACGACGGTCGAGGTGCTGAACACCGACGCGGAGGGGCGCCTCGTGCTCGCCGACGGGCTCGTCGCGGCAAGCGAGGAGCAGCCCGACGCCATCGTCGACGTCGCGACCCTGACGGGTGCGCAGGTCGTGGCGCTCGGCCACCGGATCGCCGGGCTGATGGGCGACGACGAGCTCGTCGCGACGGTCCGCGCCGCAGCCGACGCGGTCGCGGAACCCACCTGGCCCATGCCGCTCCCAGCCGACCTGCTCGCCCTCCTCAAGTCCGACGTCGCCGACCTCGCGAACACCAAGCTCGGTCAGACCGTTCCGGGAATGCTCCTGGCGGGCGTCTTCCTGCGCGAGTTCGTCGGCACGCGGGAGGACTCCGAGGAGCGGATCCCGTGGGCGCACCTCGACATCGCGGGGCCCTCGAACAACGCCGGAGGGCCCTGGGGATTCACCGGCAGCGGCGCCACCGGAGCCGCCGTCCGCACGCTCGTCAAGCTGGGCGAGCAGCTCGCCGAAGGGTAG
- the lpdA gene encoding dihydrolipoyl dehydrogenase: protein MSEQNFDIVILGGGSGGYAAALRAVELGFTVGLIEKDKLGGTCLHRGCIPTKALLHAAEIADNSRESARFGVRSTFEGIDVPAVTQYRQSIVASKFKGLQGLVKARGITVIEGEGRLVAANAVQVGDDRIVGKNVILATGSYSRSLPGLEIGGRVITSEQALELDFVPGKVAVLGGGVIGVEFASVWKSFGAEVTIIEALPHLVPNEEESVSKQLERAFRKRGIDYKLGVRFQGVTQNDQGVVVTLENGETVEAELLLVAVGRGPATQGLGYEEVGVTMDRGFVITNERLATNLPNVYAVGDIVPGLQLAHRGFQQGIFVAEEIAGLNPIVVEDVNIPKVTYCEPEVASIGYTEARAAEKFGADQVSSYEYNLAGNGKSHILETSGSIKVVRVNDGPVVGVHMIGARVGELIGEAQLAVNWEAYPEDIAPFIHAHPTQNEALGEAFLKLAGKPLHAL from the coding sequence TTGTCCGAGCAGAACTTCGACATTGTCATCCTCGGAGGCGGCAGCGGAGGGTACGCAGCGGCGCTGCGGGCCGTCGAGCTGGGCTTCACCGTCGGCCTGATCGAGAAGGACAAGCTCGGAGGCACGTGTCTCCACCGCGGCTGCATCCCGACGAAGGCGCTGCTGCACGCCGCCGAGATCGCCGACAACTCGCGTGAGTCGGCCCGCTTCGGCGTCCGCTCGACCTTCGAGGGCATCGACGTCCCCGCCGTGACGCAGTACCGCCAGAGCATCGTCGCCAGCAAGTTCAAGGGCCTGCAGGGCCTCGTCAAGGCCCGCGGCATCACCGTGATCGAGGGCGAGGGCCGCCTCGTCGCCGCCAACGCCGTGCAGGTCGGCGACGACCGCATCGTCGGCAAGAACGTCATCCTCGCGACCGGCTCGTACTCGCGTTCGCTCCCCGGCCTCGAGATCGGCGGCCGCGTGATCACCAGCGAGCAGGCGCTCGAGCTCGACTTCGTGCCCGGCAAGGTCGCCGTGCTCGGCGGCGGCGTCATCGGGGTCGAGTTCGCGAGCGTCTGGAAGTCGTTCGGCGCCGAGGTCACCATCATCGAGGCGCTCCCCCACCTCGTGCCCAACGAGGAGGAGTCGGTCTCGAAGCAGCTCGAGCGCGCGTTCCGCAAGCGCGGCATCGACTACAAGCTCGGCGTGCGCTTCCAGGGCGTGACGCAGAACGACCAGGGCGTCGTCGTGACGCTCGAGAACGGCGAGACCGTCGAGGCCGAGCTGCTGCTCGTCGCCGTCGGCCGCGGCCCCGCGACGCAGGGCCTCGGCTACGAAGAGGTCGGCGTCACGATGGACCGCGGATTCGTCATCACGAACGAGCGCCTCGCGACCAACCTGCCGAACGTCTACGCCGTCGGCGACATCGTCCCCGGCCTCCAGCTCGCGCACCGCGGCTTCCAGCAGGGCATCTTCGTCGCGGAGGAGATCGCGGGCCTCAACCCGATCGTCGTCGAGGACGTCAACATCCCCAAGGTCACGTACTGCGAGCCCGAGGTGGCCTCGATCGGCTACACCGAGGCGCGCGCCGCCGAGAAGTTCGGCGCCGACCAGGTCTCGTCGTACGAGTACAACCTCGCCGGCAACGGCAAGAGCCACATCCTCGAGACGAGCGGCTCGATCAAGGTGGTGCGCGTGAACGACGGTCCCGTGGTCGGCGTGCACATGATCGGCGCCCGCGTCGGCGAGCTGATCGGCGAGGCCCAGCTCGCCGTGAACTGGGAGGCGTACCCCGAGGACATCGCCCCGTTCATCCACGCCCACCCGACCCAGAACGAGGCGCTGGGCGAGGCGTTCCTCAAGCTCGCCGGCAAGCCGCTGCACGCGCTCTGA
- the sucB gene encoding 2-oxoglutarate dehydrogenase, E2 component, dihydrolipoamide succinyltransferase has product MSESVSLPALGESVTEGTVTRWLKNVGDRVEVDEPLLEVSTDKVDTEIPSPVAGVIEAILVQEDETVEVGTPLVTIGDGSGAAAPAEAAPAAEAAPAPEAAPAAPAPAAEAAPAAEPAAAPAPAPAPEAAPAPAPEAAPAPAPAPAPEAAPAAAPAPPAPAPQAAPAPQAAPAAPAATPAPAAPAPEAAPAAPAPAPQAAPAAPAAAPAPAAAPAAPAVEAAPSGAHAGPSGYVTPIVRKLANEQGVDLASVTGTGVGGRIRKQDVLTAGQAPSAEAPAAAPARTPLETSPLRGTTVPMTRLRKVVAERAVVSMTSTAQLTTVVEVDVTRVARLRDRVKGDFLEKTGNKLSFLPFFAMAAAEALKAYPIVNSTVDGESIVYPSTENMSIAVDTERGLLTPVIRDAGELNIAQLAAQIADLADRTRNNQLKPDELSGGTFTLTNTGSRGALFDTPVVFLPQSAILGTGIVVKRPVVVKQDGEDAIAIRSMVYLALSYDHRIIDGADAARFLTAVKERLEEGDFQSSLGI; this is encoded by the coding sequence ATGAGCGAATCCGTCAGCCTCCCGGCACTCGGTGAGAGTGTCACGGAGGGCACGGTCACCCGATGGCTGAAGAACGTCGGCGACCGTGTGGAGGTCGACGAACCGCTGCTCGAGGTGTCGACCGACAAGGTCGACACGGAGATCCCGTCGCCGGTGGCCGGCGTCATCGAGGCGATCCTCGTCCAGGAGGACGAGACCGTCGAGGTCGGCACGCCGCTGGTCACGATCGGCGACGGATCCGGCGCCGCGGCGCCCGCCGAGGCGGCGCCTGCTGCCGAGGCCGCGCCCGCTCCCGAGGCGGCCCCGGCCGCTCCGGCTCCTGCCGCCGAGGCCGCGCCCGCCGCCGAGCCGGCTGCCGCACCCGCACCCGCACCCGCACCCGAGGCTGCGCCGGCTCCGGCCCCCGAGGCCGCTCCGGCGCCTGCGCCCGCGCCCGCCCCCGAGGCCGCGCCTGCCGCCGCTCCGGCTCCTCCGGCACCCGCCCCGCAGGCGGCACCCGCCCCGCAGGCGGCACCCGCCGCGCCGGCCGCAACTCCGGCGCCCGCCGCGCCGGCCCCCGAGGCCGCTCCGGCCGCACCCGCGCCCGCTCCGCAGGCGGCGCCCGCGGCCCCCGCCGCTGCTCCGGCACCGGCTGCCGCTCCGGCGGCTCCCGCAGTCGAGGCTGCGCCGTCGGGTGCGCACGCCGGCCCCAGCGGCTACGTGACGCCGATCGTGCGCAAGCTCGCCAACGAGCAGGGCGTCGACCTCGCCAGCGTGACCGGCACGGGCGTCGGCGGGCGCATCCGCAAGCAGGACGTGCTGACCGCCGGCCAGGCGCCGTCGGCCGAGGCTCCCGCCGCGGCACCCGCCCGCACGCCGCTCGAGACGTCGCCGCTGCGCGGCACCACGGTGCCGATGACCCGCCTGCGCAAGGTGGTCGCCGAGCGCGCCGTCGTCTCGATGACGTCGACCGCGCAGCTGACCACCGTCGTCGAGGTCGACGTGACGCGTGTGGCGCGCCTCCGCGACCGCGTCAAGGGCGACTTCCTCGAGAAGACCGGCAACAAGCTGTCCTTCCTGCCGTTCTTCGCGATGGCCGCCGCCGAGGCGCTCAAGGCCTACCCGATCGTCAACTCGACGGTCGACGGCGAGAGCATCGTCTACCCGTCGACGGAGAACATGAGCATCGCGGTCGACACCGAGCGCGGGCTGCTGACGCCGGTCATCCGCGACGCGGGCGAGCTCAACATCGCCCAGCTCGCCGCGCAGATCGCCGACCTGGCCGACCGCACGCGCAACAACCAGCTGAAGCCCGACGAGCTCTCGGGCGGCACGTTCACGCTGACCAACACCGGTTCGCGCGGCGCGCTGTTCGACACGCCGGTCGTGTTCCTGCCGCAGTCGGCCATCCTCGGCACCGGCATCGTGGTGAAGCGCCCCGTCGTCGTGAAGCAGGACGGGGAGGACGCGATCGCGATCCGCTCGATGGTCTACCTGGCCCTGTCGTACGACCACCGCATCATCGACGGTGCCGACGCCGCCCGCTTCCTGACCGCGGTCAAGGAGCGCCTCGAGGAGGGCGACTTCCAGTCGTCGCTCGGCATCTAG
- the lipB gene encoding lipoyl(octanoyl) transferase LipB, whose amino-acid sequence MLDFVVAGLSANSVPYIEGLDLQRAVHRAVVRGERPDTVILLEHPSVYTAGKRTAPDERPTDGTPVIDVDRGGKITWHGPGQLVGYPILRLAEPVDVVGYVRRVEGILIDVLAELGVDGRRVDGRSGVWVGETGRENKIAAIGIRVADGVTMHGFALNCSNSLEPYGKIVACGIRDAGVTTITRELGYEVTPEDLVDPITRRFRAEAEAAVAA is encoded by the coding sequence ATGCTCGACTTCGTCGTCGCGGGGCTAAGCGCCAACTCCGTGCCGTACATCGAGGGTCTCGACCTTCAGCGCGCCGTCCATCGCGCGGTCGTCAGGGGCGAACGCCCCGACACCGTCATCCTCCTGGAACACCCCTCCGTCTACACCGCCGGCAAGCGCACTGCGCCCGACGAGCGGCCGACCGACGGAACACCCGTCATCGACGTCGACCGCGGTGGAAAGATCACCTGGCACGGTCCGGGCCAGCTCGTCGGCTACCCGATCCTCCGGCTCGCCGAGCCGGTCGACGTGGTCGGCTACGTGCGCCGGGTGGAGGGCATCCTCATCGACGTGCTCGCCGAGCTCGGCGTCGACGGCCGTCGCGTCGACGGACGCTCGGGCGTCTGGGTCGGCGAAACCGGCCGCGAGAACAAGATCGCCGCCATCGGGATCCGCGTCGCCGACGGCGTCACGATGCACGGGTTCGCGCTCAACTGCTCGAACTCGCTCGAGCCCTACGGGAAGATCGTGGCCTGCGGCATCCGCGACGCCGGCGTGACCACCATCACGCGCGAGCTCGGGTACGAGGTCACCCCCGAGGACCTGGTCGACCCCATCACGCGTCGGTTCCGCGCCGAGGCCGAGGCGGCGGTCGCCGCATGA
- the lipA gene encoding lipoyl synthase: protein MSTAPEGRRMLRLEVRNAQTPIERKPEWIKTRAKMGPEYRQLQQLVKGEELHTVCQEAGCPNIYECWEDREATFLIGGSQCTRRCDFCQIDTGKPADYDVDEPRRVAESVVRMQLRYSTVTGVARDDLPDEGAWLYAETIREIHRQSPGTGVEILVPDFSGNPELLGEVFSARPEVFAHNVETVPRIFKRIRPAFRYERSLDVITQGRDAGLITKSNLILGMGEERAEVTQALQDLHDAGTDIITITQYLRPSPRHLPVDRWVRPEEFVELKQEAEEIGFLGVLAGPLVRSSYRAGRLWAQSMHAKGRELPPALSHLADASLGFAQAVG from the coding sequence ATGAGCACCGCACCCGAGGGGCGCCGGATGCTGCGCCTCGAAGTCCGCAACGCCCAGACGCCGATCGAGCGCAAGCCCGAGTGGATCAAGACGCGGGCGAAGATGGGACCCGAGTACCGCCAGCTGCAGCAGCTCGTGAAGGGCGAGGAGCTGCACACGGTCTGCCAGGAGGCGGGCTGCCCGAACATCTACGAGTGCTGGGAGGACCGCGAGGCCACGTTCCTCATCGGCGGCTCGCAGTGCACCCGCCGGTGCGACTTCTGCCAGATCGACACCGGCAAGCCCGCCGACTACGACGTCGACGAGCCGCGCCGCGTGGCCGAGTCCGTCGTACGGATGCAGCTGCGGTACTCCACCGTCACGGGCGTCGCCCGCGACGACCTGCCCGACGAGGGCGCCTGGCTCTACGCGGAGACGATCCGCGAGATCCACCGCCAGTCGCCCGGCACGGGCGTGGAGATCCTCGTCCCCGACTTCTCGGGCAACCCCGAGCTGCTCGGCGAGGTCTTCTCGGCCCGGCCCGAGGTGTTCGCCCACAACGTCGAGACGGTGCCGCGCATCTTCAAGCGCATCCGACCGGCGTTCCGCTACGAGCGCTCGCTCGACGTGATCACGCAGGGCCGCGACGCGGGACTGATCACGAAGTCGAACCTCATCCTCGGCATGGGCGAGGAGCGCGCCGAGGTCACGCAGGCCCTGCAGGACCTGCACGACGCCGGCACCGACATCATCACGATCACCCAGTACCTGCGCCCGAGCCCGCGCCACCTGCCGGTCGACCGCTGGGTTCGACCCGAGGAGTTCGTCGAGCTCAAGCAGGAGGCCGAGGAGATCGGCTTCCTCGGCGTGCTCGCCGGTCCGCTGGTGCGCTCGTCGTACCGCGCCGGCCGCCTCTGGGCGCAGTCGATGCACGCGAAGGGGCGCGAGCTGCCGCCCGCGCTCAGCCACCTCGCCGACGCGTCGCTCGGCTTCGCGCAGGCCGTCGGCTGA
- a CDS encoding DUF4191 domain-containing protein, with amino-acid sequence MARTKDTSSAPKEPGRMKQMWQVFQMTRRYDSSAQWLMLLGFLAPVLVGLALALWLGDGNGLTIALWIVAGVLAGFLLALVILGRRAERAAYSQIDGQPGAVGAVLRSGLRRGWVGNEMPVAVNGKTQDAVYRAVGRGGVVLISEGPVSRTQRMLDDEKRKIARVLPNVPVTLIAVGHEEGAVELHRLAATMRKTKRTLTKPEVLAVSNRLNSLQTALPIPKGIDPMKARPQRGKMR; translated from the coding sequence ATGGCACGCACCAAGGACACGTCGTCCGCTCCGAAGGAACCCGGCCGCATGAAGCAGATGTGGCAGGTCTTCCAGATGACGCGCCGCTACGACTCGAGCGCGCAGTGGCTCATGCTCCTCGGCTTCCTCGCCCCCGTGCTCGTCGGCCTCGCGCTCGCGCTCTGGCTCGGCGACGGCAACGGCCTCACGATCGCGCTCTGGATCGTCGCGGGCGTGCTCGCGGGCTTCCTGCTCGCCCTGGTCATCCTCGGCCGCCGCGCCGAGCGCGCCGCGTACTCGCAGATCGACGGGCAGCCCGGCGCGGTCGGTGCCGTGCTCCGGAGCGGGCTGCGCCGCGGCTGGGTCGGCAACGAGATGCCCGTCGCCGTGAACGGCAAGACGCAGGACGCGGTCTACCGCGCGGTCGGCCGCGGCGGCGTGGTGCTCATCAGCGAGGGCCCGGTCTCCCGCACGCAGCGCATGCTCGACGATGAGAAGCGCAAGATCGCGCGCGTGCTGCCCAACGTGCCCGTCACGCTCATCGCCGTCGGCCACGAGGAGGGCGCCGTCGAGCTGCACCGCCTGGCCGCGACCATGCGAAAGACCAAGCGCACCCTCACCAAGCCCGAGGTCCTCGCGGTCTCGAATCGCCTGAACTCGCTCCAGACCGCGCTGCCCATCCCGAAGGGCATCGACCCGATGAAGGCTCGGCCCCAGCGGGGCAAGATGCGCTGA